From the genome of Chaetodon trifascialis isolate fChaTrf1 chromosome 4, fChaTrf1.hap1, whole genome shotgun sequence:
cacacactctcacacacacactcacactctcacacactctcacacacacacacacactctcacacacactcacacacactctcacacactctcacacacacactcacactctcacacacacactcacactctcacacacactctcacacacacactcacacacacacacacacacacacacacacacacactcacactctcacacacactctcacacacactctcacacacacactcacactctcacacacactctcacacacactctcacacacacactcacactctcacacacactctcactcacactctcacacacactctcacacacacactcacacacacacacacacacacacacacacacacacacacacacacacacacacacacacactcactcacacacacacactctcacacacacactcacactctcacacacactctcacacacactctcacacacacactcacactctcacacacactctcacacacacactcacactctcacacacactctcacacacactctcacacacacactcacactctcacacacactctcacacacactctcacacacacactcacactctcacacacactctcacacacactctcacacacacactcacactctcacacacactctcacacacactctcacacacacactcacactctcacacacactctcacacacacactcacactctcacacacactctcacacacactctcacacacacactcacactctcacacacactctcacacacacactcacactctcacacacactctcacacacacactcacactctcacacacactctcacacacactctcacacacacactcacacacactctcacacacacactgcacaggaagaggaaggaacTCACTGGTTGGCTTGACGTAGATTTTCAGCTTCAGGCAGGGTTTCCCAGCCAGGTTAGGATGAGGTGACGCTGcggaggaaacacacacacacacgcacacacacacacacacacacacacacacgcacacacacacacacacacacacacgcacacacacacgcacacacacacacacgcgcacacacacacgcgcacacacacacgcgcacacgcacacacgcacacacacacacgcacacacacacacgcgcacacacacgcgcacacacacacgcacacacacacacacacacacacgcgcacacacacacacacacacgcacacacacacacacgcacacacacacgcacacacacacacacacacacgcacacgcacacacacacgcacacacacacgcacacacacacacgcacacacacacacgcacacacacacgcacacacacacgtgcacacacaggtTTTAATCACTGAAGCAAACAGCAGGTTTCTTCTCGCGTCGTTCAGATAACTGAAGCAGATCAGCTGTTCATCCAAAGAGGATCTCTGACATTCAGATCTGATTTGGTTCAAAGTCAAAAtcttacaacacacacacacacacacacacacacacacacacacacacacacacacacacacacacacacacacacacaaaggctgcttttcattccataaattggtctcctcgtctcctccactcgcttcctctcctcgcgtcttagctccgcccggcgaggacatgaaagagggatgcgaggaagggacgtgaggacggaggagacgaaactccgaaatgaaaaatcctcgctccgcagcgtcagtccgaagcgacgtcacttactgatgacgtttgcacagctgtaaaagctgtaaaacgtgatattatggtcagatctgcagtcacactgttctactcctgattgctattgatgaggtttcaattaaatgccgttagaggcgtaacagaggacggctgtgcggtagattaaaccagcagccttgtagcctcgctttaaaaaaccgtaatataccaagaattttcattcatttcttggtgacagacacagttgttaaaaggacacagttgaaacaagaatcaggacgacatttgtgaagacctgctcccgccatgattcaaacgtgcgccacatacgacacgccccttaaataataaagacttcgtaggatacaccggtgtgtcctcactctgatctccttcagaagcctcctctctcctcgctcctcgtctccttcaggtgcatttaagcaattggaagatccttcatcatggcggaggggaaacgacttccgggtcgacgaaggagagaggagacgaggagacgaggagacacAATTCAACGTCatgaaaagcacccacacacacacaccatccctCTGCTGAGCTCAGCTTCACCAGCGAGTGTATTTTAAGCTCTCCTCAGCGTGTCGTGTGTTGCCAAGCGGACGCCGTCCAACAGTCGTGTCATACTGATGTTTTGGACGGTGGCCCAGTGAGGTCAAGTGGACACAGCAGACGGGGGAGGACAGATTCAAAAGTTAGGACGCATTCCCAACCAGACCAgctcaggacagacagacagagaccaggtCCAGCCAGAACCCACCTGAGGATAACTGAGGCTCCATCAGCTGGAACTCACTGCGTAGTTCTGACAGACGTAGTACTACTCTGTAACGCTCAGCAGTATACAGTGGTACTTGGTGTGGAGTACTTACAGATGTAGTAGTACTCGTGTCCGGGCCTGAACTCGAAGCCCAGGCTGAAGGGCGTGAACAGCTGGAACTTCTCGGAGAACTTGAGCGGTCCGTTGGGGCTCTGCGGCCGGTTGCACTCCCAGCGTTTGAAGCCCTTCCTGTGGTGGTCGCAGGTGGTGTAGCCGTCGTAGTTCACCATGTACAACACGTAGTGCTCCATGCGCTCGGCCGCCTCCGCCGCCTCGTAGTGTGGACAGTAGATGTCCAGGTAGTCGTTGATGGCCACCTCCACCGTGTACTCGCCCCGGAAgaacctgaggaggaggagaggaaatgatgtcatttcctgttcagaGTTAGTGCCTCACATGTGTGTAATACATCAAAAGGTGCAGCTCGATAAACACAGCGAGCAGCGGGTGGATGACACCGTCCAAACTTTCAGCAATGCAGAAAACTCCATGTTCATGGTGGACGCGAGCGTCTTCTGTCAGTCTGAGGACCAGGTGGACGCGAGCGTCTTCTGTCAGTCTGAGGACCAGGTGGACGCGAGCGTCTTCTGTCAGACTGAGGACCAGGTGGACGCGAGCGTCTTCTGTCAGTCTGAGGACCAGGTGGACGCGAGCGTCTTCTGTCAGTCTGAGGACCAGGGGGACGCGAGCGTCTTCTGTCAGTCTGAGGACCAGGTGGACGCGAGCGTCTTCTGTCAGTCTGAGGACCAGGTGGACGCGAGCGTCTTCTGTCAGACTAGAAGTTTCTGTTCATTATCTCCTCAAACTCTTCCTTCTGTGACGcggttttgcttttttaatacttgctggctgtaaagaCTTCATTTCCCCACGTGGGATCAAAAAAgtcttaacttaacttaacttaacttaacttaacttaactcTGGTCTCTGCCGGAGAATCATGCAGCTCTATGTTCTGGCAGCAGTTATCTCTGAAATATGTATTTATACTGAACAAGAACAATTCAAGCAGTATTTACAGTAGTACTTCTCGGCTGAAGTATCCTGGCTGTAGCCGTAGTAACAGAAACAACAAGAGACGACTGGGACCAGTTCAGGTCCAGAGGGACGAAGACCAcaagagacaggcagagaccGAAGAGAGTGATGCTGgaaaacactcactcacacacacacacgcacacacacacacacacacacacacacgcacacatacacactcacacacacacacacacacacacacacacacacacacacacacacacacatacacactctcacacacacacacacacacacacacacacgcacacgtacacactctcacacacacacacacacacacacacacgcacacacacacactctcacacacacacacacacacacacacacacacacacaggcacacacacacactctcacacacacacacacacacacacacacacacacacacacacacacactctcacacacacacacacacacacacacacacacacgcacacacacacactctcacacacacacacacacaggcacacacacacacacacacacacacacacacacacacgcacacacacacactctcacacacacacactctcacacacacacacacacacacacacacacacacacacactctcacacacacacacacacaggcacacacacacacacacacacacacacacacacacacacacacacacacacacacacacaggcagtaaaGTCATGTGACCAAACATTCAAAGGAACAAAGCCAGTCGATGTTTTCTGACGTTCGCTGATGAACTTCGGCgtcacagagagggaaaagtgGCGAGCTGAAAAGAGACGAGTCTGACGGACAGAAGCGTGAATCAGGAGTTTGAGGAGTTCAGTCGTTCCGCTCGCTTTCATTTCCATAATTGAATTTAGCACAAACAGAGTGTGACACGAGTCTTAATGCTTATTAGAAATGATCCTCATTCAACGATCGATCTCACTAAACAAACTCATCAAACTTCACGCGTCTCTGAATATTCATGTCGCCCAAACAACACCGAGGTTCGGGGGGGGGGCCGGGCCGTCCAATCAACTGAGCTAATTTGGGTTTTGCTAATGAGGTTTGAACTGACTGATTTGGTTTCTCTCCGAATGCCGTCTTCAGAAGATCTGAGCTGtattaaataaagttttgttgATGGAAAGCTCGCCGCGCGCCTCCTCCGCCCTCTGCTGGCCTTATTCGTAGTGTTACTTTTGGCACAAATGGGCCTCCATATGATCAAGTTATCttaatgactgaaaacactttgaggtTCCCTCCACAGTTTGTTACTTTGAGCAGCTGCGTCGCAATGATGATTATTCCCACGGGGCTTAAAGGCAGCATCAGGGTGTGGTCCTGATGGAGGTCGATGGGATCAGCTGCTGAATGAAAACCGTCCTGATGGTGTTTCTCCTCCGCCGCGCCCTCTTTGTCTTCGCTAACAAGTGCAGGCTAACTCAGTTAGCTGAAGGATTGGGTGACGCTAACAGCTGAGAGGACAGGCGGTGCGTTCGGGTGAACTCTGTCCCCTCAGCGCTCACATCACTCTTCATCACTCTAATGGAGAGAGGCCCTCTGTCCggttcaccatcatcatcctcaccatcGTCATCATTTACAGTCTTCAGCTaaactggtctgactggtcCACTACGATGCAGTGGACCCTGAACGAGTCCACggtctctgcttcctgtctgggGTCAAGGACTTGACTTGAAGGGTCAAGGAAGCTGAGTCTGAGGTGCGAGCAGGACTGAGTCCAGGGGGGCACCTGGGCTGCTCGTTAGCACCGCTCTGTAATCCAATCAGCATGTAGCGGCAGGCAGGACGGTGCTGAAAGAACCCTGGACCCCCTGCTGCCCGGGGGTTTCAAAGAAACATTCAAAGCAGCCCCCAGAGTCCACGATGTCtgaaagctaacgttagcttagctatGTTTTCATAGCCCGTTAGCTCAGCGTGACCTCTACTGATGCTCAGGAAGTCATGTGATCGTCCACATGATGAAACTCTTCAGCTTCA
Proteins encoded in this window:
- the LOC139330781 gene encoding ephrin-A2, yielding MRFGSGSGPCGSQRARSCGEQTRMIAGTQRAAPPRVERSGRPLLLLLLGLLLRICSAVTDERLISDRYAVYWNSSNPRFFRGEYTVEVAINDYLDIYCPHYEAAEAAERMEHYVLYMVNYDGYTTCDHHRKGFKRWECNRPQSPNGPLKFSEKFQLFTPFSLGFEFRPGHEYYYISSPHPNLAGKPCLKLKIYVKPTNDSVYESPEPFLTDDTTGGCGLALPRVSLLSAMVLGLLLASS